The Ignavibacteriales bacterium genome has a segment encoding these proteins:
- a CDS encoding Glu/Leu/Phe/Val dehydrogenase, translated as MSSNKAFNPFEMAQAQFDNVAEILNLDDATRQLLRNPLREFHFSIPVKMDDGTTKVFRGFRVQHNDARGPAKGGIRFHPQETIDTVRALGMWMTWKCSVVNIPLGGGKGGVICDPHNLSMKEQEQICRGWVRQMAKNVGPLNDVPAPDVMTNAQHMLWMLDEFEVIHGAKFPGFITGKPVGMGGSLGRAEATGYGVVFTLREALKELGIRTQDTTAAVQGFGNVSQYAIELYQQLGGKVICVSSWDQNDKCSYTFKKASGVDLQELLKITDKFGGIDKTKAKGLGYEVLDGGAWIEQEVDILIPAAMENQINSDNVNKMSKKVKIIAEGANGPTTPDADKVIQERGIFVIPDFLANAGGVTCSYFEQVQSNMNYFWEKDEVLGKLDVKMTAAFHAVSDLAKKRKLYMRDAAYVISISRVAQACKDRGWV; from the coding sequence ATGAGTAGCAACAAAGCTTTTAATCCTTTCGAGATGGCTCAAGCCCAGTTCGATAACGTTGCGGAAATCTTAAATCTTGATGATGCAACGAGACAATTATTAAGAAATCCATTAAGAGAATTTCATTTTAGTATTCCAGTCAAAATGGATGACGGTACAACAAAAGTATTTCGTGGTTTTAGAGTTCAGCATAACGATGCTCGTGGTCCAGCTAAAGGCGGAATCCGGTTTCATCCACAAGAAACTATTGATACGGTTCGTGCCCTTGGCATGTGGATGACTTGGAAATGTTCTGTTGTAAATATTCCTTTAGGCGGTGGTAAAGGAGGAGTTATATGCGATCCTCATAATCTTAGTATGAAAGAACAAGAACAGATATGCCGCGGCTGGGTTCGTCAAATGGCAAAAAATGTTGGTCCATTGAATGATGTTCCTGCACCTGATGTTATGACAAATGCACAACATATGTTATGGATGCTAGATGAATTTGAAGTAATTCATGGCGCTAAATTCCCAGGCTTTATTACCGGCAAACCGGTTGGAATGGGTGGTTCCTTAGGCAGAGCAGAAGCAACCGGCTACGGTGTTGTATTCACCCTTCGCGAAGCATTGAAAGAATTGGGAATTCGTACACAAGATACAACTGCAGCGGTACAAGGATTCGGAAATGTTTCTCAATACGCAATAGAATTATATCAACAGCTCGGCGGTAAAGTTATTTGTGTTTCCAGCTGGGATCAGAATGATAAATGCTCTTACACATTCAAAAAAGCTAGCGGTGTTGATTTACAGGAACTCCTGAAAATTACAGACAAGTTCGGCGGTATTGATAAGACTAAAGCAAAAGGACTTGGTTATGAAGTTCTTGACGGTGGTGCATGGATTGAACAAGAAGTTGATATTTTAATTCCTGCAGCTATGGAAAACCAAATCAATAGCGATAATGTTAACAAGATGAGTAAGAAAGTTAAAATTATTGCTGAAGGCGCCAATGGTCCTACTACTCCTGATGCTGATAAAGTTATTCAAGAGAGAGGAATATTTGTTATACCGGATTTCTTAGCTAATGCCGGCGGTGTTACATGCAGTTATTTTGAACAAGTTCAGAGCAACATGAATTATTTCTGGGAAAAAGATGAAGTGCTTGGGAAATTAGATGTTAAGATGACTGCTGCATTCCATGCAGTTAGCGATCTTGCAAAGAAAAGAAAACTTTATATGAGGGATGCTGCTTATGTAATTTCTATAAGCAGAGTTGCTCAAGCATGCAAAGACCGCGGATGGGTTTGA